The Rhododendron vialii isolate Sample 1 chromosome 6a, ASM3025357v1 genome includes a window with the following:
- the LOC131330615 gene encoding histone-lysine N-methyltransferase ATXR3, translating to MGDGGVACVPSQHVMERFSISETFCGVNNNGSNKFNSKSLKVTERKMKMKVKRQVVSKKKRESSSSKAELGNTNKSNDREGLSNTEFKEEIEEGELGSLKLSRIEVENGEFVPEKPRKLELKSAIEKVGSPVERWGEREQQLERGEFVPGGKWRKDGKGEFGSRRSRIDNAIEKKAEFGSWRGGSKAEVVDKGEFTFTQERWRGSEKDEYRYPKLRDNVVSKDKGWKFDREWTPPGKYGVEKEFGRNAGSQYFKRPSSRWEAGQDRNPRLFAKSLDEEVSFSKTEYSNGKNHGREFSSGNRLKRHGNDLDGSDRKHYGGGEYGEYTSSKSRRISDDGNRSAYSEHYSRRSVERSYRNSSSTRNISSDRYSSRQYESSLPSRIAYEKHGSSPRHTERSPRDRARHSDHGDRSPVRRERSPYDRSRHYERNRSPSYSERSPYDRSRHYDHRNRSPSYSSPRDRGGRYHDPSDEIRNSLERSPLEKNRPNNNRETKQKTGGSEKKSSQPGNKGQEEKPDQKDPQRRVVSAKVTNDRSYLHDTSGSVEDNADHQSQGEEKSQFQGVHSKDSPQANGATDDLPSMEEDMDICDTPPHVPIVVDSRTGKWYYLDHSGLECGPSSLCDLKALVEEGFLVSDHLIKHLDSDRWVTVENAVSPLLTPTFPSIVSESITQLVSPPEAPGNLLVDLGDTIQGANQLVEGTLSTYQEPKFCPDADITVSDPLEDHHIDKRVGALLEGYHIIPGQELETIGEVLQMNFEPRECQEWEYSAGLSSQSGEQHDQNKGADFAIKEATEKSTVLSDTDSAFACWDPIDWFSGRWSCKGGDWRRLDDATQDRSLKKKFVLNDGYPLCQMPKSGYEDPRVLQKDELYYPSRNRRLDLPPWAFSLPDELNDCTSVGRLSQSKPPIARGVKGTMLSVVRINACVVKDHGSFVSEPRVKVRGKDQYSSRSGRYHSGTGDAKRSSEERGFQSQNIHERGSGGSSKSVTSINIPRDRVCTVNDLQLHLGGWYYLDGAGHEQGPLSFSELQVLVDQGIVQKNSSVFRKIDRVWVPITSAAEASDAAVKIQQETNRTSSDSSGASLVEPTCAALDGKSIISSSFHSSHPQFIGFTRGRLHELVMKSYKSREFAAAINEVLDPWINRKQPKKEMEKYIHYSGKRARLLVDGSEEDYELEELPAVQGECSFEDICSDAIFHREDNAGSENESGTWGFLDGHVLARVFNFLRSDVKSLFFAASTCKHWRAVFDFYKDISRQVDLSSVGHSCTDSLIWKIMDGYKKEKITSLVLVGCTNISSNALDEIIRSFPSLSCIDIRGCSQFGDLADKFPNISWVPSRGTHSKIRTLKHISERTSSGFKSHGGLDTHMDDSSGLRDYFESLDRRDSANQLFRRSLYKRSKLFDARRSSSILSRDAHLRRWAIKKSENSYRRMGEFLALGLKDIMKENAFDFFVPKVAEIEGRMKNGYYASHGLSSVKEDIRRMCREAIKAKNRGETGDMNHIVTLFIELATRLEDSSKPSRERDELMKNWKHDSPAAATSKYKKKLNKVTERKFRSNGSTSLINGGSDYGECASDREIRKRLSRLNKKSMDSGSETSDELDRSSEETETDSESSVSDSESDPDFPSEKVVGESRTDGHFVSDDGLDSLTDEREWGARMTKASLVPPVTRKYKVIDEYVVVADEEEVRRKMRVSLPDDYAEKLSAQRNGTEESDMEIPEVKDYKPRKQLGFEVLEQEVYGIDPYTHNLLLDSIPEGSDWSLQDKHVFIEDVILRSLNKQARHFTGMGNTPMKYPLRPVIEEILKTAEEDHDMRIKRVCECIQKAIDCRPEDNYVAYRKGLGVVCNKEGGFGEDDFVVEFLGEVYPAWKWFEKQDGIRSLQKNSKDPAPEFYNIYLERPKGDADGYDLVVVDAMHKANYASRICHSCRPNCEAKVTAVDGQYQIGIYAVRPIEYGEEITFDYNSVTESKEEYEASVCLCGSQVCRGSYLNLTGEGAFQKVLKEWHGILDRHHLLLDACEVNFVSEDDYIDLGRAGLGSCLLGGLPDWLIAYSARVVRFINFERTKLPEEILRHNLEEKRKYFADISIEVEKSDAEVQAEGVYNQRLQNLALTLDKVRYVMRCVFGDPKKAPPPLERLSPEAAISFLWKGKGSLVDELIRCMAPHMDDGMLNDLRSKIRSHDPSSASDDIQKELRKSLLWLRDEVRNLPCTYKCRHDAAADLIHIYAHTKCFFRVREYKALTSPPVYISPLDLGPKYTDKLGSGFQEYHKSYGENYCLGQLIYWHNQTNAEPDCSLARVSRGCLSLPVIGSFYAKVQKPSQHRVYGPRTVKYMLARMEKQPQRPWPKDRIWSFENSPKIFGSPMLDAVLHKSPLDKDVLHWLKQRPPIFQAMWDR from the exons ATGGGCGATGGCGGCGTTGCATGCGTGCCTTCACAGCATGTCATGGAGCGGTTTTCGATTTCCGAGACTTTCTGCGGGGTCAACAACAATGGGAGCAACAAGTTCAATTCAAAGTCGCTCAAAGTTACAGAGAgaaagatgaagatgaaggTCAAGAGACAGGTGGTTtccaagaagaagagagagagcagcaGCAGTAAGGCTGAATTGGGTAATACTAATAAGAGCAATGATAGAGAAGGTTTGAGCAACACTGAATTCAAGGAGGAGATAGAGGAAGGTGAATTGGGTTCATTGAAGTTGTCAAGAATTGAGGTGGAGAATGGAGAGTTTGTGCCAGAGAAGCCGCGGAAGCTCGAACTGAAGAGCGCGATTGAGAAGGTGGGATCTCCGGTTGAGAGATGGGGGGAAAGGGAACAGCAACTGGAAAGGGGGGAGTTTGTCCCGggaggaaagtggaggaaagaCGGGAAAGGGGAATTCGGCTCGAGGAGGTCTCGGATCGATAATGCGATAGAGAAGAAAGCAGAATTCGGGTCGTGGAGGGGAGGTTCTAAAGCTGAGGTGGTGGACAAAGGAGAGTTCACCTTCACCCAAGAAAGGTGGCGTGGTAGCGAAAAGGATGAGTATAGGTACCCGAAATTGCGGGATAATGTAGTTAGTAAGGACAAGGGATGGAAATTTGATCGAGAGTGGACACCTCCCGGTAAATATGGAGTTGAGAAAGAGTTCGGTAGAAATGCGGGTAGTCagtatttcaaaaggccatcgTCCAGGTGGGAAGCTGGCCAAGACAGAAATCCGAGGTTGTTTGCGAAAAGTCTCGATGAGGAAGTCTCCTTCAGTAAGACCGAATATAGTAATGGGAAGAATCATGGGAGAGAATTCTCATCTGGGAACAGGTTGAAGAGGCACGGTAATGATTTGGATGGCAGTGATCGTAAGCACTATGGAGGAGGAGAATATGGTGAGTATACAAGCTCGAAGAGCCGGAGGATTTCTGATGATGGCAATCGTTCCGCATATTCAGAGCACTACTCGCGCCGGTCTGTGGAGAGGTCATACAGGAATTCCTCTTCCACGAGGAATATATCCTCCGACAGGTACTCTTCTAGACAATATGAATCTTCTTTGCCATCCAGGATAGCATATGAAAAGCATGGGAGTAGCCCACGTCATACTGAGCGGTCCCCACGTGACCGGGCCCGCCACTCTGATCATGGAGACCGTAGTCCTGTCCGCCGTGAGAGGTCCCCATATGATCGGAGTCGTCACTATGAAAGGAACCGTAGTCCTAGCTACTCAGAACGGTCCCCATATGATCGGAGTCGCCACTATGATCATAGGAACCGTAGTCCAAGCTACTCGTCCCCACGTGATCGAGGAGGTCGATATCATGATCCTTCGGATGAGATTCGTAACTCCTTGGAACGTTCCCCACTTGAAAAGAATAGGCCCAATAATAATCGGGAAACTAAACAGAAAACTGGAGGTAGTGAAAAGAAATCTAGTCAGCCTGGAAATAAAGGGCAAGAAGAGAAGCCTGATCAGAAAGATCCTCAAAGGAGAGTTGTATCTGCTAAAGTGACCAATGATAGAAGCTACTTGCATGATACTAGTGGATCTGTTGAGGATAATGCTGACCATCAGTCTCAGGGGGAAGAGAAGTCTCAATTTCAAGGAGTGCATAGCAAGGATTCCCCTCAGGCTAACGGTGCCACTGACGATCTTCCTTCAATGGAAGAGGATATGGATATATGCGACACACCACCACATGTGCCAATTGTGGTGGATTCGAGGACAGGGAAATGGTACTATCTAGATCATTCTGGCTTGGAATGCGGGCCTTCCAGTTTGTGTGACCTGAAGGCACTTGTGGAGGAAGGCTTTCTCGTGTCTGATCACTTGATTAAGCACTTGGACAGCGACAGGTGGGTTACTGTTGAAAATGCAGTTTCCCCATTATTGACTCCAACATTCCCTTCTATTGTATCAGAAAGTATTACACAGCTGGTGAGCCCTCCTGAGGCTCCTGGTAACCTGTTAGTAGATCTTGGAGATACTATTCAGGGTGCTAATCAGCTAGTTGAGGGGACTTTATCCACTTATCAGGAGCCAAAATTTTGCCCTGATGCGGATATTACTGTATCTGATCCTTTGGAAGATCATCACATCGATAAACGAGTTGGAGCTTTGTTAGAGGGTTATCATATTATTCCTGGCCAGGAGCTCGAGACAATTGGGG AAGTGCTGCAAATGAATTTTGAGCCTAGAGAGTGTCAGGAATGGGAATATTCTGCAG GCTTGAGTAGTCAATCTGGGGAACAGCATGATCAGAACAAGGGCGCTGATTTTGCAATAAAGGAAGCTACAGAAAAGTCAACTGTTTTGTCTGATACGGATAGTGCCTTTGCCTGCTGGGACCCTATTGACTGGTTCTCTGGACGATGGTCATGCAAGGGTGGCGATTGGAGGAGGCTTGATGATGCCACCCAAGATCGATCCTTGAAAAAGAAGTTTGTTCTTAACGATGGTTACCCGCTTTGCCAGATGCCAAAATCTGGTTATGAAGATCCTCGAGTGCTTCAAAAAGACGAATTGTACTATCCCTCTAGAAACAGAAGGCTTGACCTCCCCCCTTGGGCCTTTTCCTTGCCGGATGAGTTGAATGATTGTACCAGTGTTGGCAGATTGAGTCAATCGAAACCTCCCATCGCAAGAGGCGTAAAAGGAACTATGCTTTCTGTTGTCAGGATAAATGCATGTGTTGTCAAGGACCATGGTTCTTTTGTATCTGAGCCCCGTGTGAAGGTGAGAGGGAAGGACCAATACTCTTCGAGGTCTGGTCGCTATCACTCTGGAACTGGTGACGCGAAGAGGTCATCGGAAGAAAGGGGGTTTCAGTCTCAAAATATTCACGAACGAGGATCAGGGGGCTCCTCCAAGAGTGTTACTTCCATTAATATACCCCGAGATCGTGTGTGCACAGTAAACGACTTACAGTTACATTTAGGTGGGTGGTACTACCTTGATGGTGCTGGGCACGAACAAGGGCCTTTGTCTTTTTCAGAGCTGCAAGTCTTGGTAGATCAAGGTATCGTCCAGAAGAATAGCAGTGTTTTCAGAAAAATTGATAGAGTTTGGGTTCCAATTACCTCTGCTGCGGAAGCTTCTGATGCTGCTGTCAAGATCCAACAAGAGACTAATCGAACATCTAGTGATAGTTCTGGAGCTTCTCTTGTGGAACCAACATGTGCTGCACTTGATGGAAAAAGCATCATCTCCAGTTCATTCCACAGCTCACATCCGCAGTTCATTGGTTTTACTCGGGGGAGGCTCCATGAACTGGTCATGAAATCATACAAGAGTCGAGAGTTTGCTGCAGCTATAAACGAGGTCTTAGATCCATGGATCAACAGAAAACAGCCAAAGAAGGAAATGGAAAAATACATACATTATTCAG GCAAAAGAGCCAGATTGCTGGTTGATGGAAGTGAGGAAGATTACGAATTGGAAGAACTACCAGCTGTTCAGGGGGAATGCTCATTTGAGGATATATGCAGTGATGCTATTTTTCACCGAGAAGACAATGCAGGTTCTGAGAATGAGTCTGGGACCTGGGGTTTCCTGGATGGTCATGTGCTGGCACGAGTCTTTAATTTCCTTCGAAGTGATGTGAAATCCCTTTTTTTTGCTGCTTCAACTTGTAAGCACTGGAGAGCAGTGTTTGACTTTTACAAGGATATCTCCAGACAGGTTGACTTGTCGTCTGTTGGCCATAGTTGCACCGACTCACTAATATGGAAAATCATG GATGGTTATAAGAAAGAAAAGATAACATCATTGGTTCTAGTTGGTTGCACAAACATCTCTTCTAATGCGCTGGATGAAATTATTCGGTCATTCCCTTCTCTATCTTGTATAGATATCAGAGGGTGCAGCCAGTTTGGTGATTTGGCAGATAAATTTCCAAATATTAGTTGGGTGCCGAGTCGTGGTACACATTCGAAAATTAGAACTCTTAAACACATAAGCGAGAGAACTTCCTCAGGTTTCAAAAGTCATGGTGGGCTGGATACTCACATGGATGATTCCAGTGGACTGAGAGATTATTTTGAAAGTCTGGATAGGAGGGACTCTGCAAATCAGTTGTTTCGCAGAAGCTTGTACAAACGCTCAAAACTATTTGATGCTAGAAGGTCATCTTCTATCTTATCTAGGGATGCTCATTTGAGGCGTTGGGCCATCAAAAAGTCGGAAAATAGCTATAGGAGGATGGGTGAATTTCTTGCTTTGGGTCTGAAAGACATAATGAAGGAGAATGCCTTTGACTTTTTTGTGCCTAAG GTTGCTGAAATTGAGGGTAGAATGAAGAATGGTTACTACGCCAGCCATGGCTTGAGCTCCGTGAAAGAGGATATCCGTAGAATGTGCAGGGAAGCAATCAA AGCAAAAAATCGTGGTGAGACTGGAGACATGAATCACATTGTCACATTATTTATCGAACTTGCCACGCGTTTGGAAGATAGTTCTAAGCCTTCTCGAGAAAGAGATGAGTTGATGAAGAACTGGAAACATGATTCACCTGCAGCGGCTACCTCGAAGTATAAGAAGAAACTCAACAAAGTGACAGAAAGGAAATTTCGGAGTAATGGCAGCACTTCCCTCATTAATGGAGGTTCTGATTATGGAGAGTGTGCATCTGATCGAGAAATCCGAAAGCGATTATCGAGGTTGAATAAGAAATCTATGGATTCTGGTAGTGAGACATCTGACGAACTTGACAGGTCTTCTGAAGAAACTGAGACTGATAGTGAGAGTAGTGTCTCAGACTCAGAAAGTGACCCTGATTTCCCTTCAGAGAAGGTAGTTGGGGAGTCGAGGACAGATGGGCACTTCGTTTCAGATGATGGGTTGGACTCTCTGACTGATGAACGTGAATGGGGTGCTCGGATGACCAAAGCAAGCCTTGTTCCTCCTGTTACTAGGAAATATAAAGTGATTGACGAATATGTTGTTGTAGCAGATGAGGAGGAAGTGAGGAGAAAGATGCGGGTTTCCTTACCAGATGACTATGCTGAGAAGCTTAGTGCTCAAAGAAATGGAACTGAGGAGTCTGATATGGAGATCCCTGAAGTGAAGGACTATAAACCTAGAAAACAGCTTGGATTTGAGGTGCTTGAACAAGAAGTTTATGGCATAGATCCTTACACGCATAATCTTCTGCTTGATTCTATACCAGAGGGATCAGATTGGAGTCTTCAGGATAAACATGTGTTCATTGAAGATGTTATCCTCCGATCTCTGAATAAGCAAGCCCGCCATTTCACAGGCATGGGAAACACTCCTATGAAGTATCCTCTGCGGCCTGTTATTGAGGAGATCCTGAAAACTGCCGAAGAAGATCATGATATGCGTATTAAACGAGTTTGTGAGTGTATCCAGAAGGCCATTGATTGCCGTCCTGAGGACAATTATGTTGCTTATAGAAAG GGGCTTGGTGTTGTGTGCAATAAAGAAGGTGGGTTTGGCGAAGatgattttgttgtggagttttTGGGCGAG GTTTATCCTGCTTGGAAATGGTTTGAGAAGCAAGATGGGATTCGCTCTTTGCAAAAAAATAGTAAAGATCCTGCTCCAGAGTTCTACAACATTTATCTTGAGAGGCCAAAG GGTGATGCTGATGGGTATGATTTAGTTGTTGTTGATGCCATGCACAAAGCAAACTACGCAAGTCGGATTTGTCACTCATGTCGTCCTAATTGTGAGGCAAA AGTTACTGCTGTCGACGGTCAGTATCAGATTGGAATTTATGCCGTACGTCCAATTGAATATGGTGAAGAAATCACTTTTGATTATAATTCCGTTACAGAG AGTAAAGAAGAATATGAAGCGTCAGTTTGCTTGTGTGGGAGCCAGGTATGCCGTGGGAGCTACTTGAATCTGACTGGTGAAGGGGCGTTTCAGAAG GTCCTGAAGGAGTGGCATGGGATACTGGATCGACATCACTTGTTGCTAGATGCTTGTGAAGTGAATTTTGTATCCGAAGATGATTATATTGATTTGGGTAGGGCCGGTTTGGGAAGTTGTTTACTTGGGGGATTGCCTGATTGGCTGATCGCTTACTCAGCTCGTGTG GTGAGGTTTATTAATTTTGAACGGACGAAGCTTCCTGAGGAGATTCTGAGGCataatttggaagaaaaaagaaagtactTTGCAGATATTTCCATTGAAGTTGAGAAAAGTGATGCGGAGGTCCAG GCTGAAGGAGTGTACAACCAAAGGCTTCAGAATTTGGCTCTTACCCTTGACAAG GTCAGGTATGTCATGAGATGCGTTTTCGGTGACCCCAAGAAAGCTCCACCTCCTCTTGAGAGGTTGAGTCCTGAAGCAGCAATTTCCTTTCTCTGGAAAGGAAAGGGATCTCTTGTAGATGAACTCATTCGGTGCATGGCTCCCCATATGGATGATGGCATGCTAAATGACCTCAGGTCCAAGATTCGCTCTCATGATCCATCATCTGCTTCTGACGACATCCAGAAGGAGCTTCGGAAATCTTTGTTATG GTTGAGGGATGAGGTTCGAAATCTTCCATGTACATACAAGTGTAGGCATGATGCTGCTGCTGATTTGATTCACATTTATGCTCATACAAAGTGTTTTTTTAGAGTGCGG GAGTACAAGGCTTTAACTTCCCCACCTGTTTACATTAGTCCTCTTGACCTGGGCCCCAAGTACACTGATAAGTTGGGGTCAGGATTCCAAGAATATCACAAGTCATATGGTGAAAATTATTGTTTAGGGCAGCTGATTTATTGGCATAATCAGACGAATGCTGAGCCAGATTGTAGCCTAGCCAGAGTGAGTAGGGGTTGCCTGTCATTACCCGTCATTGGCTCTTTTTATGCCAAGGTCCAGAAGCCATCTCAACATCGCGTTTATGGCCCAAGGACTGTGAAATACATGTTGGCAAGGATG GAAAAGCAGCCCCAGAGACCATGGCCCAAGGACCGGATATGGTCGTTTGAGAATTCGCCGAAGATTTTTGGCAGTCCAATGTTAGATGCTGTTTTGCATAAATCTCCACTGGACAAGGACGTGTTGCACTGGTTGAAGCAGAGACCTCCCATTTTCCAGGCCATGTGGGATCGGTGA